In a genomic window of Methylovirgula sp. 4M-Z18:
- a CDS encoding URC4/urg3 family protein — MAISSSAVRSLLSARAVRERAHELLAHAGRGSLQHWRVHREHLAYIADYVLDTIQLKYPDLDIPFHARWRHFHDRAGKNLWDTDLARFGGDRAARARAEFDLAIVSVLLDAGAGPDWTYRDSHGASYARSEGLAIASLDMFEVGCFSMCSADPLRADASKLRALRVEDLQKGFQASAANPLAGLEGRVDLLRALGRAVAAQPEFFGRHDGPRPGGLYDHLDARAQGQPLPAPEILAVVLDYLGPIWPSRLSLDDVPLGDTWHHPLIKRNDATHGLIPFHKLSQWLSYSLIEPLQRAGIAVTEIDGLTGLPEYRNGGLFMDLGAISLKDPSEATRAHEPSSPLIVEWRALTVALLDEVAILIRAKLGQDAQSLPLAKVLEGGTWAAGRRIAGEKREGGGPPLSIVSDGTVF; from the coding sequence ATGGCGATCTCTTCTTCTGCTGTGCGCTCGCTTTTGTCGGCGCGCGCGGTGCGCGAGCGTGCGCACGAATTGCTGGCCCATGCGGGGCGTGGGTCGCTGCAGCATTGGCGTGTGCATCGCGAACATCTGGCGTACATCGCCGATTACGTGCTCGATACGATCCAGCTGAAATATCCTGATCTCGATATTCCGTTCCACGCCCGTTGGCGGCACTTTCATGATCGCGCTGGTAAAAACCTTTGGGACACGGACCTGGCGCGTTTCGGCGGCGACCGCGCGGCGCGCGCGCGGGCCGAATTCGACCTCGCCATCGTCTCCGTTCTACTCGATGCGGGCGCGGGACCGGATTGGACATATCGCGATTCTCACGGCGCTTCCTATGCGCGCTCCGAAGGTCTCGCCATCGCCAGCCTCGACATGTTTGAGGTTGGCTGTTTTTCCATGTGCTCGGCGGACCCGCTGCGCGCCGATGCATCGAAATTGCGCGCGCTTCGAGTGGAGGATTTGCAAAAGGGCTTTCAGGCGAGTGCCGCGAACCCGCTCGCCGGCCTTGAGGGCCGCGTCGATCTCCTGCGCGCGCTCGGCCGCGCCGTCGCAGCGCAGCCGGAGTTTTTTGGCCGGCACGATGGCCCGCGGCCCGGCGGGCTTTACGATCATCTCGACGCCCGCGCCCAGGGTCAGCCACTTCCTGCGCCGGAAATCCTTGCCGTCGTGCTCGACTATTTGGGGCCGATCTGGCCGTCGCGGCTCAGCCTCGACGACGTTCCGCTCGGCGATACCTGGCACCATCCGCTCATCAAGCGGAACGATGCCACCCACGGCCTCATCCCCTTCCACAAATTGTCGCAATGGCTGTCCTATTCGCTGATCGAGCCATTGCAGCGCGCCGGCATCGCGGTGACCGAAATCGACGGCCTCACGGGCCTACCCGAATACCGGAACGGCGGCCTGTTCATGGATCTTGGCGCCATTTCCCTGAAAGACCCGTCCGAGGCAACACGCGCACACGAGCCATCCTCACCGCTCATCGTCGAATGGCGGGCGCTCACCGTCGCGCTGCTGGACGAAGTCGCCATCCTGATCCGCGCCAAGCTCGGGCAAGATGCGCAAAGCCTGCCGCTCGCCAAGGTGCTGGAGGGCGGCACCTGGGCGGCGGGGCGCAGAATAGCCGGGGAAAAGCGCGAAGGCGGCGGCCCGCCCCTTTCCATCGTGAGCGACGGCACAGTATTCTGA
- the upp gene encoding uracil phosphoribosyltransferase yields MEGVTLVDHPLVQHKLTLMRDVKRSTKGFRQLLNEIGMLLCYEVTRDLPIEMIEIETPLTKMMAPTISGKKLVFAPILRAGVGFLDGMLSLVPSARVAHIGLYRDPQTLQAVEYYFKAPQDVEDRLIIVMDPMLATANSATAALERLKERGAKDIRFVCLLAAPEGIAKMRAEHPDVHIWTAAIDEKLNDHGYIVPGLGDAGDRMFGTK; encoded by the coding sequence ATGGAAGGCGTGACACTCGTTGATCATCCGCTCGTTCAGCACAAGCTGACCTTGATGCGCGATGTGAAACGCTCGACCAAGGGTTTCCGGCAATTGCTGAACGAAATCGGCATGTTGCTCTGTTACGAGGTGACCCGCGACCTGCCGATCGAAATGATCGAGATCGAAACGCCGCTCACCAAGATGATGGCCCCGACCATTTCCGGCAAAAAGCTGGTGTTCGCACCGATCCTGCGCGCCGGCGTCGGCTTTCTCGACGGCATGCTCTCGCTCGTCCCCTCTGCCCGCGTCGCCCATATCGGCCTCTACCGCGACCCGCAGACCCTGCAAGCGGTGGAATATTATTTCAAGGCGCCGCAGGACGTCGAAGACCGGCTGATCATCGTCATGGACCCGATGCTGGCGACGGCCAATTCCGCCACGGCGGCTTTGGAGCGCCTGAAAGAGCGTGGCGCCAAGGACATCCGCTTCGTCTGCCTGCTCGCGGCGCCCGAGGGCATCGCCAAGATGCGCGCCGAGCATCCGGATGTGCACATCTGGACGGCGGCCATCGACGAAAAGCTCAACGATCATGGCTATATCGTGCCGGGCCTTGGCGACGCCGGGGATAGGATGTTCGGGACGAAGTAG
- a CDS encoding Fur family transcriptional regulator yields the protein MAAPHDHDHTHHDRADCSCAGRDLQLTPGRKQVLDILEAADGPLGAYELIDRMSALTGKRVAPVTIYRALDYLTENGLVHRLASRNTFLACNHHHRRHDPVVFLICDMCGSVREATSDAVKQDLSKIAAEAGFTLRSEVIELGGRCAKCT from the coding sequence ATGGCCGCCCCTCACGACCACGATCATACACATCACGACCGCGCGGATTGCTCGTGCGCGGGGCGCGATTTGCAGCTCACGCCGGGGCGCAAACAGGTGCTCGACATCCTGGAAGCCGCCGACGGCCCGCTCGGCGCCTACGAACTCATCGATCGGATGTCCGCGCTAACCGGCAAACGCGTCGCGCCCGTGACCATATACCGGGCACTCGACTATCTGACCGAAAACGGGCTCGTCCACCGTCTCGCGTCACGCAACACGTTTCTGGCCTGCAACCACCACCACCGGCGGCACGATCCGGTGGTCTTCCTCATCTGCGACATGTGCGGGTCGGTCCGCGAAGCGACCTCCGATGCGGTCAAGCAGGATTTGAGCAAGATCGCCGCCGAGGCAGGGTTCACCCTGCGCTCGGAAGTCATCGAACTCGGCGGGCGTTGCGCCAAATGCACTTGA
- the ispG gene encoding flavodoxin-dependent (E)-4-hydroxy-3-methylbut-2-enyl-diphosphate synthase, with amino-acid sequence MIEADLSCLPDAAPRPRKKTVGVLVGHGKGAVQVGGDAPIVVQSMTNTDTADVESTARQVAALARAGSELVRITVDRDEAAAAVPKIKDRLAQMRIDVPLVGDFHYIGHKLLADHPACAEALDKYRINPGNVGFKDKKDRQFSAIVEMAIKHDKPVRIGANWGSLDQELLTALMDQNAKLAQPAEARAVTREAMVRSALFSAQRAEEIGLARNKIILSAKVSAVQDLIAVYRMLAERADYAIHLGLTEAGMGSKGIVASSAAMGILLQDGIGDTIRVSLTPEPNGDRTLEVKVAQELLQTMGFRTFVPLVAACPGCGRTTSTVFQELARDIQTWISASMPEWKTKYAGVENLNVAVMGCIVNGPGESKHADIGISLPGTGETPAAPVFIDGQKAMTLRGAGIAAEFKGIVDDYIQRRFGAKNAAE; translated from the coding sequence ATGATCGAAGCTGATTTGTCCTGCCTTCCCGACGCTGCTCCCCGCCCGCGCAAGAAAACAGTCGGCGTCCTCGTCGGCCACGGCAAGGGTGCCGTGCAAGTTGGCGGCGATGCGCCGATTGTCGTGCAAAGCATGACCAATACTGATACGGCCGATGTGGAATCGACGGCGCGCCAGGTCGCCGCGCTCGCCCGCGCCGGATCGGAACTGGTGCGCATCACGGTTGACCGGGACGAAGCCGCCGCTGCTGTGCCGAAGATCAAGGACCGGCTCGCCCAGATGCGCATCGATGTCCCGCTCGTCGGGGACTTTCATTATATCGGCCACAAATTGCTGGCCGATCACCCCGCCTGCGCCGAAGCTTTGGACAAGTACCGCATCAATCCCGGCAATGTCGGCTTCAAGGACAAGAAGGACCGGCAATTCTCCGCCATCGTCGAAATGGCGATCAAGCACGACAAGCCCGTGCGCATCGGCGCCAATTGGGGCTCGCTCGACCAGGAATTGCTCACCGCCTTGATGGATCAGAACGCCAAGCTCGCGCAACCGGCCGAGGCACGCGCCGTAACCCGCGAGGCCATGGTGCGCTCGGCCCTGTTCTCGGCCCAGCGCGCCGAGGAAATCGGCTTAGCCCGCAATAAGATCATTCTGTCGGCCAAGGTCTCGGCAGTGCAGGATCTCATTGCCGTCTACCGCATGCTCGCCGAGCGCGCCGATTATGCGATCCACCTCGGCCTGACCGAGGCGGGCATGGGTTCGAAAGGCATCGTCGCCTCCTCCGCCGCCATGGGCATTCTGCTGCAGGACGGCATCGGCGACACGATCCGCGTCTCGCTCACCCCCGAGCCCAACGGCGACCGCACGCTTGAGGTGAAAGTCGCGCAAGAACTGCTGCAGACTATGGGGTTCCGCACCTTCGTGCCGCTGGTCGCCGCCTGCCCCGGGTGCGGGCGCACCACCTCGACCGTATTCCAGGAACTCGCGCGCGACATTCAGACCTGGATTTCCGCCTCCATGCCCGAGTGGAAGACGAAATATGCCGGTGTCGAAAATCTCAACGTCGCAGTGATGGGCTGCATCGTCAACGGACCAGGAGAGTCGAAACATGCCGACATCGGCATCTCCCTACCCGGCACCGGCGAAACCCCGGCCGCGCCGGTGTTCATCGACGGGCAAAAGGCCATGACCTTGCGCGGCGCCGGCATTGCAGCCGAATTCAAGGGCATCGTCGACGATTACATCCAGCGGCGGTTCGGCGCAAAAAACGCCGCGGAATAA
- a CDS encoding LysE family translocator, translated as MIDPHTLLTYMAVVLGLFLIPGPAVLLVIAQATTGGHRVGMACGLGIACGDLLHTVLATIGLSAVLMTSALAFSIVKYAGVLYLLYLGIRALKEGGADLQFAAARRVTPSLAFRQAILAELLNPKTALFFLAFLPQFVRPDHGAVAGQLAMLGLVFAGMSVVYSVLLALAASRVGSWLKSHRRIGRWQGRVVGAIYLALGARLALQQQ; from the coding sequence ATGATCGATCCCCACACGCTGCTCACCTATATGGCGGTGGTCTTGGGCCTCTTTCTCATCCCGGGCCCGGCCGTTCTCCTGGTTATTGCACAGGCGACGACCGGCGGCCATCGTGTCGGCATGGCCTGCGGGTTGGGAATCGCGTGCGGCGATCTTCTCCATACCGTTCTCGCCACGATCGGCCTCTCGGCCGTTCTGATGACCTCGGCCCTGGCCTTCAGCATCGTGAAATATGCCGGGGTTCTCTATCTGCTGTATCTCGGGATCCGGGCGTTGAAAGAAGGCGGTGCCGATCTGCAATTTGCCGCTGCGCGGCGCGTCACGCCTTCGCTCGCCTTCCGGCAGGCGATTCTCGCCGAACTGCTCAATCCCAAGACAGCCCTTTTCTTCCTGGCGTTTCTGCCGCAATTCGTGCGGCCCGACCATGGCGCCGTCGCCGGCCAACTCGCGATGCTCGGCCTGGTCTTTGCCGGCATGAGCGTGGTCTATTCGGTGCTCTTGGCGTTGGCGGCGAGCCGCGTCGGGAGCTGGCTCAAGAGCCATCGCCGCATCGGCCGCTGGCAGGGCCGCGTGGTGGGCGCGATCTATCTTGCCCTGGGCGCGCGGTTGGCGCTGCAGCAGCAATAG
- a CDS encoding 4-oxalocrotonate tautomerase → MPLTLTLTEGVVPAGQEKIAFARLSEAMLKWHGLTGNAVMTPNVVGSLHVLSKNATFTGMEETPVAFIEWKVPSFAFTDRKVQEGYFAEATDIIYEMSGGKQPRDKIFINVVHAVDGAWNFNGRAMTNQEIGAAVAAA, encoded by the coding sequence ATGCCTCTCACGCTTACCCTGACCGAAGGCGTCGTGCCCGCGGGCCAAGAAAAAATCGCCTTTGCCCGCCTGTCCGAAGCCATGCTCAAGTGGCATGGCCTCACCGGCAATGCCGTTATGACCCCGAATGTCGTCGGCTCGTTGCACGTCCTGTCGAAAAACGCGACCTTCACCGGCATGGAGGAGACGCCGGTGGCCTTCATCGAGTGGAAAGTGCCGTCCTTCGCCTTCACCGACCGCAAGGTGCAGGAGGGCTATTTCGCCGAAGCCACGGACATCATTTACGAAATGTCCGGCGGCAAGCAGCCGCGGGACAAGATCTTCATCAATGTGGTCCACGCGGTGGATGGCGCGTGGAACTTCAACGGCCGCGCCATGACGAACCAAGAAATCGGGGCCGCCGTCGCGGCGGCCTGA
- a CDS encoding TetR/AcrR family transcriptional regulator — MRYSTEHKEQTRTKILDAAARRFRAEGYDGLGIDGLAKAAGVTNGAFYGHFASKADAFREVAAQGLAELRQGIEHYRAERGESWLADFVHFYYSAPKLDCPEDICGLPSFAPEVARAPEETRAAFEAQLRTVAEAVAAGLPGDAKASEDKAWIVLAMLAGGVTLARSVNDLELKKRMTSALEAAVIQMGSED; from the coding sequence ATGCGCTATTCGACGGAACATAAGGAACAGACGCGCACGAAGATTCTGGACGCCGCGGCACGCCGTTTCCGCGCCGAAGGCTATGACGGCCTCGGCATCGATGGGCTTGCCAAGGCGGCCGGGGTCACCAACGGCGCTTTCTACGGCCATTTCGCCTCAAAGGCCGATGCCTTCCGGGAAGTTGCGGCGCAAGGCCTCGCCGAACTGCGCCAAGGAATCGAGCATTACCGGGCGGAACGGGGCGAAAGCTGGCTCGCCGACTTCGTGCACTTTTATTACAGCGCGCCGAAACTGGATTGCCCGGAAGACATCTGCGGGCTGCCAAGTTTCGCGCCCGAGGTAGCGCGCGCGCCCGAGGAAACCCGCGCGGCCTTCGAGGCGCAATTGCGCACGGTTGCCGAAGCAGTCGCCGCCGGCCTGCCCGGCGATGCCAAGGCGAGCGAGGACAAAGCCTGGATCGTGCTGGCCATGCTGGCCGGCGGCGTGACCCTGGCCCGTTCCGTCAATGACCTGGAATTGAAAAAGCGAATGACCTCAGCGCTTGAGGCGGCGGTCATCCAGATGGGAAGCGAAGATTAG
- a CDS encoding N-formylglutamate amidohydrolase, which produces MFAPSSLVMLQSCSPFQPVLNIAGNLDCGVLFLCDHARNVLPPEYEDLGLPPEQFQRHIAYDIGAETMTRALAAHFHAPAVLTTYSRLLIDPNRGGDDPTLVMRLSDGAIIPGNGYADADEVAYRRARFWQPYRDEVCAVLDAMLATGVVPAIVSVHSFTNAWKGVPRPWHITVLWDRDYRMPKPFLQEVGREQDIIGGDNEPYDGALVGDTLHEHSTRRGLASLLLEVRQDLIGTEQGALTWAAHIARWLTPVLAREEVHQIRFFGSRGDGLRYQPPIPVHEI; this is translated from the coding sequence ATGTTTGCTCCTTCGTCGTTGGTCATGCTGCAATCGTGTTCGCCCTTCCAACCCGTTTTGAACATCGCCGGCAATCTGGACTGCGGCGTGTTGTTCCTGTGCGATCACGCCCGCAACGTCCTGCCGCCCGAATACGAGGATTTGGGCCTGCCGCCCGAACAATTTCAGCGGCACATCGCCTATGACATCGGCGCCGAGACGATGACGCGCGCGCTCGCCGCGCATTTTCATGCGCCGGCCGTGCTCACCACCTATTCGCGATTGCTGATCGACCCGAACCGCGGCGGGGATGATCCGACGCTCGTCATGCGCCTGTCCGATGGGGCGATCATTCCCGGCAACGGCTATGCGGATGCCGACGAGGTCGCCTATCGCCGGGCGCGGTTCTGGCAACCCTACCGTGACGAGGTGTGCGCGGTTTTGGACGCGATGCTGGCGACCGGGGTCGTCCCAGCCATCGTGTCGGTCCATTCTTTCACCAATGCCTGGAAGGGCGTACCCCGGCCCTGGCACATTACCGTTCTGTGGGATCGCGATTACCGCATGCCGAAACCGTTCCTGCAGGAAGTCGGTCGCGAGCAGGACATCATCGGCGGAGACAACGAGCCCTATGACGGCGCGCTTGTGGGCGACACGCTGCACGAACATTCGACCCGGCGCGGTCTCGCCAGCCTCTTGCTGGAGGTGCGGCAGGATCTGATCGGGACCGAGCAGGGGGCACTCACATGGGCGGCGCATATCGCCCGCTGGCTCACGCCGGTGTTGGCGCGCGAGGAAGTGCATCAAATCCGCTTCTTCGGCAGCCGCGGCGACGGCCTGCGCTATCAGCCGCCGATTCCCGTGCATGAGATCTGA
- a CDS encoding DMT family transporter — protein MLKASPQPTSGTQANAMLALIAGAFAMGLSPIFVRFAVAGGVGPYTSAFWRVLLALPLLWLWMQVEECDPHVRRQSFPLGTILAGAAFTGDLFFWHLSIVHTTVANATFFATTAPVWVVIAGFLIFRHKVAPSVLAGLVLCLAGGASLMWQSMAVRPDRVMGDLFGVATAIFFGLYFLCVQSARGRAGAARVTFELSLVTAALLFVIALITERKFLPDTLSGALALLALAWLSHAGGQGLLSIALGRLPVVFSSLVIFLEALAAAFFGWLFLHEPVTWIQIGGGLLILIGIWVARPREGDGQIEANI, from the coding sequence ATGCTGAAAGCCAGCCCTCAACCCACGTCCGGTACGCAGGCCAACGCGATGCTGGCCCTTATCGCCGGCGCTTTCGCCATGGGCCTTTCGCCGATTTTCGTGCGCTTCGCGGTCGCCGGTGGCGTCGGCCCCTATACCAGCGCCTTTTGGCGCGTGCTTCTCGCCTTGCCGCTCCTGTGGCTGTGGATGCAGGTCGAAGAATGCGACCCGCATGTGCGGCGCCAATCCTTCCCGCTCGGCACAATTCTTGCGGGCGCGGCTTTTACCGGCGATTTGTTCTTCTGGCACCTCTCGATCGTCCACACCACGGTCGCCAATGCCACATTCTTTGCCACAACCGCGCCGGTTTGGGTGGTGATCGCCGGCTTCCTGATCTTTCGGCACAAGGTTGCGCCGAGCGTGCTTGCGGGCCTCGTCCTTTGTCTCGCCGGCGGCGCATCCCTGATGTGGCAAAGCATGGCGGTCCGCCCCGACCGGGTAATGGGCGACCTGTTCGGCGTCGCGACGGCGATTTTCTTCGGCCTCTATTTCCTGTGCGTGCAATCGGCGCGTGGCCGCGCCGGGGCGGCCAGGGTGACATTCGAGCTCTCTCTGGTCACTGCTGCGCTGCTGTTCGTGATCGCCCTCATCACGGAGCGCAAATTCCTGCCCGATACGCTCTCGGGCGCCCTGGCCCTCCTCGCCCTAGCTTGGCTCAGCCATGCCGGCGGCCAAGGCCTGCTGTCGATTGCCCTCGGTCGCCTTCCGGTTGTCTTCTCCTCGCTGGTAATCTTCCTCGAAGCCCTCGCCGCGGCCTTCTTCGGCTGGCTGTTCCTGCATGAGCCGGTCACATGGATCCAGATTGGCGGCGGCCTCCTGATCCTGATCGGCATCTGGGTCGCGCGGCCGCGCGAAGGGGACGGGCAGATCGAGGCGAATATCTGA
- a CDS encoding DUF1036 domain-containing protein produces MHLGTSLKVYIGTIVCALGLTAGAARADFRICNNTANRISIALAYTSGETWTTEGWWNIKANNCDTLVRGALTAQYYYVYGMDERGGEWKGKTFMCTRDHEFKIEGIENCYARGFDRTGFFEVDTGKDAKTWTVQLTDPAKP; encoded by the coding sequence ATGCATTTGGGAACAAGTTTAAAGGTTTATATCGGAACAATTGTCTGCGCGCTCGGTTTGACCGCAGGTGCGGCGCGGGCAGACTTTCGCATCTGCAACAATACGGCCAATCGCATCAGCATCGCGCTGGCCTATACGAGCGGCGAAACGTGGACCACCGAAGGCTGGTGGAACATCAAGGCCAACAATTGCGACACGCTGGTCCGTGGCGCGCTGACAGCCCAATATTATTACGTCTACGGCATGGACGAGCGCGGCGGCGAGTGGAAGGGCAAGACCTTCATGTGCACCCGCGACCATGAATTCAAAATCGAGGGCATCGAGAATTGCTACGCGCGCGGTTTCGACCGCACCGGCTTCTTTGAAGTCGATACCGGCAAGGATGCGAAAACCTGGACCGTTCAGCTCACCGACCCAGCTAAGCCATAA
- the pyk gene encoding pyruvate kinase: MRRLRRVKILATLGPASQDPETLMALFEAGADVFRINMSHASHDAMRERIRMIRSIEEKTGRPVGILCDLQGPKLRVGIFKDDSAMVAKGAQFVLDSDPTPGDATRVHLPHPEILEALRPGHTVLIDDGKVSLHIVEADGKKAVAVVDVAGKISNKKGVSLPDTEIPVSAMTEKDRSDLEAALNEGVDWIAVSFVQRPEDVAEVKKIARGRALVLAKIEKPQAIARLNEIIEISDALMVARGDLGVEMPLEKVPGLQKRICRNARRLGKPVVVATQMLESMITSPVPTRAEVSDVATAVFEGADAVMLSAESASGQYPIEAVRTMNRIAEEVECDDIYRSIITTQRTTPEQTGADAIAVATRDVAETLDLKAIVAWTSSGSTAFRIARERPESPILALTPNRDAARRLCLVWGVHSITTKDAHDIDDMALRACKFAHREDFAKDGERVIVVAGVPFGTPGATNMVRIAFIDSRDWAKK; the protein is encoded by the coding sequence ATGAGACGCCTCCGCCGAGTAAAGATCCTTGCCACGCTAGGTCCGGCTTCGCAGGACCCCGAAACGTTGATGGCCTTGTTCGAGGCAGGAGCCGACGTTTTCCGCATCAACATGAGCCATGCGAGCCATGACGCCATGCGCGAGCGCATCCGCATGATCCGCTCGATCGAGGAAAAGACCGGCCGTCCGGTCGGCATCCTGTGCGACCTGCAGGGGCCGAAATTACGGGTCGGCATCTTCAAGGACGATAGTGCAATGGTGGCCAAGGGGGCACAATTCGTCCTCGATTCCGATCCGACGCCGGGCGACGCCACCCGCGTGCACCTGCCCCATCCGGAGATTCTCGAGGCGCTGCGGCCCGGCCACACGGTGCTGATCGACGACGGCAAGGTGAGCCTGCACATCGTCGAAGCCGACGGCAAAAAGGCCGTTGCCGTCGTCGACGTCGCCGGCAAGATTTCGAACAAGAAGGGTGTCAGCCTGCCCGACACCGAAATCCCCGTCTCCGCCATGACCGAAAAGGACCGCTCCGACCTCGAAGCGGCGCTGAACGAGGGCGTCGATTGGATCGCCGTCTCCTTCGTGCAGCGCCCCGAGGACGTGGCGGAAGTGAAGAAGATCGCGCGTGGCCGCGCGCTGGTGCTGGCCAAGATCGAAAAGCCGCAGGCCATCGCCCGCCTCAACGAGATCATCGAAATCTCCGACGCGCTGATGGTGGCGCGCGGCGATCTGGGCGTCGAAATGCCGCTCGAAAAAGTGCCGGGCCTGCAGAAGCGCATCTGCCGCAACGCCCGCCGCCTCGGCAAGCCGGTGGTGGTGGCGACGCAGATGCTGGAATCGATGATCACCTCGCCGGTGCCGACCCGCGCCGAAGTGTCCGACGTCGCGACCGCGGTGTTCGAAGGCGCCGATGCGGTCATGCTGTCGGCCGAAAGCGCCTCGGGCCAATATCCGATCGAGGCCGTGCGCACGATGAACCGCATCGCCGAAGAGGTGGAATGCGACGATATCTACCGCTCGATCATCACCACACAGCGCACAACGCCGGAGCAGACGGGCGCGGACGCGATTGCGGTTGCCACCCGCGACGTCGCGGAAACCCTCGACCTGAAAGCGATCGTCGCTTGGACGTCGTCGGGCTCGACCGCATTCCGCATTGCGCGCGAGCGGCCGGAATCGCCCATTCTGGCACTGACCCCAAATCGCGATGCCGCACGCCGGCTCTGTCTCGTATGGGGTGTGCATTCGATCACGACGAAAGACGCGCATGACATCGACGACATGGCCCTGCGCGCCTGCAAATTCGCGCATCGCGAGGATTTCGCCAAGGACGGCGAGCGCGTGATCGTCGTCGCCGGCGTGCCGTTCGGCACCCCCGGCGCCACCAATATGGTGCGCATCGCCTTCATCGACTCGCGCGATTGGGCGAAGAAGTAG
- a CDS encoding alpha/beta fold hydrolase, with protein sequence MTILLVALALLSLLVLFNLWQTRRIERRFPPTGAFIDLPGGRLHYTKLSPVQEPRANVLLLHGASGNQADMIAALGPQLVAAGYQVIAIDRPGHGWSDRFSALVAASPSGQAALIHAALAKIGITRSIVAGFSWSGALANTFALQHRDFTQGLVLLAPATHPWPGGKVNWYYAPAAKRILGEIFCRLLVMPVGLMTFARNVAHVFLPNEIPQDYIARANASLILRTREFKANAQDMVGLYDYVCEQSQKLHEIAVPTAILTGDRDQIVYADIHSYNCARAIPGATLKVLPGVGHSVHYAAPDAVLEAIADVFAKSRGAGELALAL encoded by the coding sequence TTGACCATTCTCCTCGTCGCGCTCGCGCTTCTGTCGCTTCTCGTTCTTTTCAACCTCTGGCAGACCCGCCGCATCGAGCGCCGGTTTCCGCCGACTGGGGCGTTTATCGACCTGCCCGGCGGCCGTCTGCACTATACGAAATTGAGCCCCGTGCAGGAGCCGCGCGCCAATGTGCTGCTGCTGCATGGCGCGAGCGGCAATCAGGCCGATATGATCGCCGCGCTTGGCCCGCAACTGGTTGCGGCCGGCTACCAGGTGATCGCGATCGACCGCCCCGGCCACGGCTGGAGCGACCGCTTTTCCGCCCTCGTCGCCGCTTCGCCGAGCGGACAGGCGGCGCTGATTCACGCGGCTTTGGCCAAGATCGGCATCACCCGCTCCATTGTCGCCGGCTTTTCCTGGTCCGGCGCGCTCGCCAATACGTTTGCCCTGCAGCACCGCGATTTCACGCAAGGCCTGGTGCTGCTCGCGCCCGCGACCCACCCGTGGCCGGGCGGCAAGGTCAATTGGTATTATGCGCCGGCGGCCAAACGCATTTTGGGCGAGATCTTTTGCCGCCTGCTGGTCATGCCGGTCGGCCTCATGACTTTCGCGCGCAATGTCGCGCATGTCTTCCTGCCGAACGAGATCCCGCAGGACTATATCGCGCGCGCCAATGCGTCGCTGATCTTGCGCACGCGCGAGTTCAAGGCGAATGCGCAGGATATGGTCGGTCTTTACGATTATGTCTGCGAGCAATCGCAGAAATTGCACGAAATCGCGGTGCCGACGGCCATTTTGACCGGCGACCGCGACCAGATCGTCTATGCCGACATTCATTCCTACAATTGCGCGCGCGCCATTCCGGGCGCGACGCTGAAGGTTCTGCCCGGCGTCGGCCATTCGGTGCACTACGCGGCGCCCGATGCGGTGCTCGAAGCGATCGCCGACGTGTTCGCGAAATCGCGCGGGGCGGGCGAGCTCGCGCTCGCCCTTTAA
- a CDS encoding tetratricopeptide repeat protein: MPVLLALAAMPSAQADDGAVKPPAAVSDQVQSPGKAMMDELFQRLASTKDPEEAQGIATVIQRMWLKSGSDTADLLMQRAVAAGNAGADDLALTLMTRVTDLQPDWAEAWNQLANLQFKMGNEDDAVRDLAHVLALEPRHFEALVSLGGILQSEGDDKGALEAYRAVLKLYPSEPQVKKLVDKLAVEIDGRSL, translated from the coding sequence TTGCCAGTTCTTCTCGCGCTCGCGGCGATGCCGTCCGCGCAGGCCGACGATGGCGCCGTGAAGCCGCCGGCCGCCGTCTCCGATCAGGTGCAAAGTCCCGGCAAGGCGATGATGGACGAATTGTTCCAGCGGCTCGCCAGCACCAAGGATCCGGAAGAGGCGCAGGGCATCGCCACGGTCATTCAGCGGATGTGGCTGAAATCGGGCTCCGACACCGCCGATCTTCTGATGCAGCGCGCGGTTGCGGCCGGTAATGCCGGCGCCGACGATCTGGCGCTGACCCTGATGACCCGGGTCACCGATCTGCAGCCCGATTGGGCGGAAGCCTGGAATCAGCTCGCCAATCTGCAGTTCAAGATGGGCAACGAGGACGACGCGGTGCGCGACCTCGCCCACGTTCTGGCGCTCGAGCCGCGCCATTTCGAGGCGCTAGTCAGCCTCGGCGGGATTCTGCAGTCGGAGGGCGACGACAAGGGCGCGCTCGAGGCCTACCGCGCCGTGCTGAAGCTCTATCCGTCCGAACCGCAGGTCAAGAAATTGGTCGACAAGTTGGCGGTCGAGATCGACGGACGCTCGCTTTAA